From the Brassica napus cultivar Da-Ae chromosome A8, Da-Ae, whole genome shotgun sequence genome, one window contains:
- the LOC106361388 gene encoding serine hydroxymethyltransferase 1, mitochondrial, with product MAMAMALRRLSSSVDKPIRPLIRSTTCYMSSLPSEAVDEKERSRVTWPKQLNASLEEVDPEIADIIEHEKARQWKGLELIPSENFTSVSVMQAVGSVMTNKYSEGYPGARYYGGNEYIDMAETLCQKRALEAFRLDPEKWGVNVQPLSGSPANFHVYTALLKPHERIMALDLPHGGHLSHGYQTDTKKISAVSIFFETMPYRLDESTGYIDYDQMEKSATLFRPKLIVAGASAYARLYDYARIRKVCNKQKAVMLADMAHISGLVAAGVIPSPFDYADVVTTTTHKSLRGPRGAMIFYRKGVKEINKQGKEVLYDFEDKINQAVFPGLQGGPHNHTITGLAVALKQATTSEYKAYQEQVLSNSAKFAQTLMEKGYELVSGGTDNHLVLVNLKPKGIDGSRVEKVLEAVHIASNKNTVPGDVSAMVPGGIRMGTPALTSRGFVEEDFAKVAEYFDKAVTLALKVKSEAQGTKLKDFVSAMEASSTIQSEIAKLRHEVEEFAKQFPTIGFEKETMKYKN from the exons ATGGCGATGGCCATGGCTCTTCGAAGACTTTCTTCTTCAGTTGACAAACCCATTCGTCCTCTTATAAGATCAACTACATGCTACATG TCATCTCTGCCCAGTGAAGCTGTTGATGAGAAGGAGAGATCTCGTGTCACT TGGCCAAAACAGCTTAACGCATCTTTGGAGGAGGTTGATCCTGAGATTGCTGACATCATTGAGCATGAGAAAGCTAGACAATGGAAG GGACTTGAACTCATTCCATCTGAGAATTTCACATCTGTCTCGGTGATGCAAGCTGTTGGGTCTGTCATGACTAACAAGTACAGTGAAGGGTACCCTGGTGCTAGATACTATGGAGGAAATGA GTACATAGACATGGCAGAGACTTTATGCCAAAAGCGCGCTCTTGAGGCTTTCAGATTAGATCCTGAAAAGTGGGGAG TGAATGTGCAACCCTTGTCTGGATCTCCTGCCAACTTCCATGTCTACACTGCATTGCTAAAGCCTCATGAGAGAATTATGGCACTTGATCTTCCTCATGGTGGTCATCTTTCTCATGGTTATCAG ACTGACACCAAGAAGATATCTGCTGTGTCTATCTTCTTTGAGACAATGCCATATCGTTTGGATGAGAGCACTGGATACATCGACTATGATCAG ATGGAGAAAAGTGCTACTCTTTTCAGGCCAAAACTGATTGTTGCTGGTGCGAGTGCTTATGCTCGATTGTATGACTATGCCCGCATCCGAAAG GTGTGTAACAAGCAAAAAGCTGTGATGCTAGCAGATATGGCACACATCAGTGGTTTGGTTGCTGCTGGTGTAATCCCTTCACCGTTCGACTACGCAGATGTTGTGACAACTACAACTCACAAGTCACTTCGTGGACCTCGTGGAGCCATGATTTTCTACAGAAAGGGTGTTAAGGAAATTAACAAACAAGGGAAAGAG gtTTTGTATGATTTTGAAGACAAGATAAATCAAGCTGTCTTCCCTGGTCTTCAAGGTGGTCCACATAACCACACTATTACAGGACTAGCTGTTGCTTTAAAACAG GCAACTACTTCAGAGTACAAAGCATACCAAGAGCAAGTCCTGAGTAACTCTGCAAAGTTTGCTCAg ACTCTGATGGAGAAAGGGTATGAACTTGTTTCTGGTGGAACTGACAACCATCTGGTTCTAGTGAACCTGAAGCCCAAG GGAATTGATGGATCTAGAGTTGAGAAAGTGTTGGAAGCTGTTCACATTGCATCAAACAAAAACACTGTTCCTGGAGATGTTTCTGCCATGGTTCCTGGTGGAATCCGAATGG GTACACCTGCTCTTACTTCCAGAGGCTTTGTTGAGGAAGACTTTGCTAAAGTAGCTGAATACTTTGACAAAGCTGTAACGTTGGCTCTCAAAGTCAAATCTGAAGCTCAAG GGACCAAGCTGAAAGACTTTGTGTCAGCAATGGAAGCTTCTTCAACCATTCAATCAGAGATTGCTAAGCTGCGCCATGAAGTTGAGGAATTTGCTAAACAGTTTCCAACAATTGGGTTTGAGAAAGAAACCATGAAGTACAAGAACTAA